One Hermetia illucens chromosome 4, iHerIll2.2.curated.20191125, whole genome shotgun sequence DNA segment encodes these proteins:
- the LOC119655659 gene encoding bifunctional lysine-specific demethylase and histidyl-hydroxylase NO66 — translation MPDEEVVSAFAAYGQKKKKKSAGKPKAAQPPSVQNKVQKATNKATNVNTNKQKPIANGVKKGAKKGKQKQKVQKSKQDTDQVELQQEPATPTQSPVSSKKRKNSPKQDAEIETPKGQGKRQKLSKLNGKTPPEAKHKSMGDPLVSRLTTEISSQEASTSSKTEDPPTNDSIEDAKSVFSWVISPVDFDSFFEKFWEKKPCLIQRNDPSYFSKLISCAVIDQMLINNHIEFTKNIDITSYENGVRVTLNPEGRATPPVIWGHYEEGCSIRLLNPQTFIQPIYAMNATLQDFFHCMVGTNVYLTPPNSQGFAPHYDDIEAFVLQIEGQKRWKLYNPRNYQETLARFSSPNFTQDEIGEPILDEVLKPGDVLYFPRGTIHQACTQPGYHSLHVTLSMYQKHSYADLFEILVPKMISRAIQEEVDLRRGLPLNIWQNLGKIYMGDEEYTQERDEILAKCEKLMQKVLRHADLDEAVDLMAKRFQHDALPPALTAAEKRRTIFGAKTSVDENGAVEYDYEITLDTHVRLIRANVLRVVEEEESIRIYYYVDNSKEYHEYEPNFIEIEPESVEIVKQLVKEYPEYICTSELEAQSDDVKLSVVQGLYERGLLMVDEPMA, via the exons ATGCCGGACGAGGAAGTGGTTTCAGCGTTTGCAGCATACggacaaaagaaaaagaagaaatcagCAGGCAAACCAAAAGCGGCTCAACCTCCAAGTGTGCAAAATAAAGTTCAGAAAGCAACTAACAAGGCTACCAATGTAAATACTAATAAACAAAAGCCAATAGCGAATGGAGTGAAGAAAGGTGCAAAGAAGGGAAAGCAGAAGCAAAAAGTGCAAAAATCCAAACAGGACACGGACCAAGTTGAGCTCCAACAAGAGCCAGCCACCCCGACTCAAAGCCCAGTGTCaagcaaaaaaaggaagaatagtCCTAAGCAAGACGCAGAGATAGAAACACCTAAGGGACAAGGAAAACGCCAAAAACTATCTAAACTAAATGGAAAAACTCCTCCCGAAGCGAAACATAAATCTATGGGCGACCCTCTAGTAAGTCGCCTTACAACGGAGATAAGTAGTCAAGAAGCGTCAACCTCTTCCAAGACTGAAGATCCCCCAACCAATGACAGCATCGAGGACGCAAAGTCAGTTTTCAGTTGGGTCATTTCGCCCGTTGACTTCGACAGCttttttgagaaattctggGAGAAAAAACCGTGTCTGATCCAACGCAATGATCCATcctacttttcgaaactcatTTCATGCGCCGTCATCGACCAAATGTTGATCAACAACCATATTGAGTTTACGAAGAATATCGATATTACATCCTACGAGAATG GTGTTCGAGTAACCCTCAATCCGGAAGGACGTGCAACGCCCCCAGTAATATGGGGTCATTATGAAGAAGGATGCAGTATTCGGTTGTTAAATCCGCAAACTTTTATTCAACCTATTTATGCAATGAACGCAACACTACAGGATTTCTTTCACTGCATGGTAGGGACTAATGTATACTTAACTCCTCCAAACAGTCAAGGTTTTGCACCGCATTACGACGATATCGAAGCATTCGTCCTTCAGATTGAAGGCCAAAAACGATGGAAACTGTATAACCCAAG GAATTACCAGGAAACTCTTGCTCGTTTCTCATCGCCTAATTTCACTCAAGACGAAATCGGCGAACCAATCCTCGATGAGGTTTTAAAACCTGGCGATGTATTATATTTCCCCCGAGGAACAATTCATCAAGCATGTACTCAACCAGGATATCATTCCCTACATGTAACCCTTAGCATGTACCAAAAACACTCTTATGCGGATTTATTCGAAATTTTAGTTCCGAAAATGATATCACGAGCAATACAAGAAGAAGTTGACCTTCGGCGCGGTCTACCATTAAATATCTGGCAGAATCTGGGAAAAATATACATGGGTGATGAGGAATATACCCAGGAACGTGACGAAATCCTTGCAAAATGTGAAAAGCTAATGCAAAAAGTATTACGACATGCGGACCTTGACGAAGCTGTTGACCTAATGGCGAAAAGATTTCAGCACGATGCTTTACCACCAGCACTAACAGCTGCCGAGAAAAGACGAACCATATTCGGGGCTAAGACTAGTGTTGACGAAAATGGTGCTGTAGAGTATGACTACGAAATCACTTTGGACACACATGTACGTTTGATACGCGCCAACGTGCTGAGAGTCGTTGAAGAAGAGGAGTCAATACGCATTTATTACTATGTTGATAACTCAAAAGAGTATCACGAATACGAACCTAACTTCATAGAAATAGAACCAGAAAGTGTGGAAATTGTTAAACAGCTTGTGAAAGAATACCCCGAATACATATGTACAAGTGAATTAGAAGCGCAAAGCGATGATGTAAAATTGTCAGTCGTTCAGGGGCTTTATGAACGGGGTTTATTGATGGTTGATGAGCCAATGGCTTGA